The Solea senegalensis isolate Sse05_10M linkage group LG14, IFAPA_SoseM_1, whole genome shotgun sequence genomic sequence GTACGGCGACACTGCAGATGAGTGTGGCGAGGCCTTCTTCCTCTGTGGAAAAGCCCTACTGGAACTTGCCAGGTTGGTCAACCGCACATGCTCACAATGGagttatttttacttgaatatgGTTATACTTGTTTTCCTCCTAAAATTGCAATTGAGCTTCTGGCTACTCTAAATTGGATACAGTGACTATGTTGATCCTGGCACATTTTCCAGTATAGGAATGGTTTCATTAATCCAATGGCATTTTCTTATGGTTTTGAATGGATTTTTGTTAGGATGGAGAACAGTGTCCTTGGTAATGCCCTTGAAGGAGTCCCAGAAGAatcagaggaagaggaacagCCCCCAAACTCTAATATTGAGAGTGCCTCCAACCTTGATGGTATacatcttttacatttttttattctcactgttcatttcattaaaagtgatgataaatggtaaaaacaatgttatttgaTGCGATGTACCAGACTATATATTTGAGCCATTTTACATCTGCAGCCCCTTTGGTAAATTTTGAATTTGTGTCTGCTTCGACCTAAATTATTACTCAAAATGTTAAGGTCATATGGCTCTTTTTAGTCGACTCATCGCACCACTGAATATTATAGAATTTGTAAATTGTATATCTACAACTACTCTACTGGTTTTTGACACTGGCGCAGAAAAAACTAGAGATGAGCTCCGAAAGCAGGTCTACGACGCAATGGCCGAGCAGGAAAAGACTGAGGCGTCTGACTCGAAGCTTGAGAGTGCagaggtgaaaaaagaaaatggtgtgGCAAAGTCCCCGGTGAAACAGGTGAATGGATCAGAGGGAGGATCCAATGAGAGTTCAGCCCAGGGAGCTGCAGTGAATGGAGTGGAGAAGATCCCAGGTGTTCACGTCAGTGATGAACCTGCTGCCACTAGTGAGTCTCCTGGAAAGAAGACTGTGACGGAGGAAAAGCAGAATGGAGAGCCAAAACCAAAAGATGAGGAAGCAAAGCCAGAGGCTGAACAAGACGGGGAGGAACCAGAGGGCAGTACATCTCTGGATGCAGAGCACTGCTGGTGTGGATGGGTGTAGCACAAACGTGGTGTTTAATTTTTAGAACTGGAACTGTCTTAAAGGGTGAAGGGAATCCACAGGAGTTTATGTAAAGTGCACTTGTAGAATGTTAACTTTTGAGCATTTGTCAGTTTTACACCAGAGTCTTGTAAAAAATTAAGGTGTTATGTTGCTTCAacagatgatgacgatgacgatgatgatgatgacgatgaggaggaagaggatggagagaaaaatggacaaaataagGTTTGTTCCctcacactttttttaatttattttttttataaatgaatgatgtTCCATGTTGATCCTGTCCTTGACCCTCAGGAAGAGGATGAGGTTGGGAACTTGCAATTGGCCTGGGAAATGCTGGAGGTGGCCAAAGTCATCTACAAGAGGTAAGGACAACATTGTAGGATGAAGTTAAGGTGAACAAAGACATGAAGTACATCAGCGTCTGTCTCCGCCAAATGTCAAGTTACCTGGGAAATGCAGCCAagctttataataataatctaagcCCTGCTAGCGGATGtgactgttttcctttttccacaGAAAAGAAGGCAAAGATGAACAACTAATGGCAGCCCAGACATATCTTAAACTCGGAGAAGTCAGTGCTGAGTCGGGTATGTTTCGAGCAGCCGACAAAATGACTTTTCTCAAATGTAATGGTAGTGTTACCTACGAACTTTAAACTGCTTCCACTTATCAAAGCCAAATGTGTTCCCTTCTTCAGGTAACTACCCCCAGGCACTAGAAGACTTCCAGGAGTGTCTTGCCCTGCAGCTGAAGCACTTGCCTCCCCACAGCCGTCTGCTGGCTGAAACCCACTACCACGTTGCCACCACACTGTGCTACATGGATCAGTACAGCCAGGCCATCCAGCACTACAACAGCTCCATAAAGGTCATCGAATCCCGTCTGGGTAAGGTTTCAATAGCTTGAGGTTTCCCAACTGTGGCTGTGTTGCACTTGAAGCCAATTAGaattgtttggtttggttgaaatggacatttatttatttttttaaagcaattgcCACAATCCTAGTAGATTAATGGGTTGTTGCAGTAAGGTGGCACCTCCAGTGGTAAATGCTCCTTTGTAGAGTTGTGTTAATCCTGTTGGTCTTTTGTGTCTAGCCATGTTGCAGGAGATGATCGctgcagcagagggagcagaTGGGGCTgcagaagagaagaaggagcTGGATGAGTTGACACAGCTTCTGCCTGACATCAAAGAAAAGGTGGAGGATGCCAAGGAGAGCCAGAGAACAGCTGGTTCTACCTCCCAGGCCATTCAGCAGACATTGGTGGGTGCACGTCACATCATCCTCCACGGTTTAGACAACTTTTTTAATGGGACTGcgtatttgtgtatatattgtCGGGATCGATGCCGGCTCTGGGTAACCAAGCAATGTCTTGTAGGGCGGGGCCTCAACCTCCTCAGCATTCCTGTGTGAAAATGGTGGcgcttcatcctcttcatcagcATTTGCAACAGCAAGTCAAGTGAGGACATgatatgaaaaatgtttttcataatggattaatctgtcTTTTGATTAGTTACCCAAACcaatttcaaatgtttgtccacaaaccaaagttattcagttttaatgttttgttatggagcaaagaaaccagaaaatctttatttaagaagctgaaatatcagaGCTTTAATTACTGGGACTGCtgctttcacacaaacacttgaaaCACTTTAATTTTCAAAGTGGATATAATCgactaattgttgcagccctaaaagaAATCCCAACCTAATACGACAAATCACTCAAacccacatgcatgtgttttcaGATTCCAGTTAAATCATCAGCCAAAGGGTCGTCATCCAAAGCAGTCTCCGATATCTCCCACCTCGTAAGGAAAAAGGTACACCAACTATTTCTTCTTGCTCGTTTGCAGGTTGAACCACACGAGAATAATTAGTCTTTGTGACTTGAACAAGTTGTAATCCATCAAAACTGACAACATACCAATCAATGTTGTAGGGTCTGTCTGCTTGCTTGCCTGCTCTGGTTGTGGTACTGTCGTTGTGGCTTTGTGCTGTTGTGTCTTGTGCTAGTTGTAGTGTAGCTGGGGCATGTGTCTGCATTGTGGTAGAGCTTATTATCTCAAATTAAGTGTTATTTTGGGctgagttgtgttgtttttttgtttttttttgcatgattcAGTAAATTATGTGTGAGATCT encodes the following:
- the LOC122781144 gene encoding nuclear autoantigenic sperm protein isoform X1; this translates as MPEETPAASSSGSVDEKPCSSSSSAAAAATDSIEVMEEAKKLIGTGNRHLVMGDVVSAVAVFQDACSMLAAKYGDTADECGEAFFLCGKALLELARMENSVLGNALEGVPEESEEEEQPPNSNIESASNLDEKTRDELRKQVYDAMAEQEKTEASDSKLESAEVKKENGVAKSPVKQVNGSEGGSNESSAQGAAVNGVEKIPGVHVSDEPAATSESPGKKTVTEEKQNGEPKPKDEEAKPEAEQDGEEPEDDDDDDDDDDDEEEEDGEKNGQNKEEDEVGNLQLAWEMLEVAKVIYKRKEGKDEQLMAAQTYLKLGEVSAESGNYPQALEDFQECLALQLKHLPPHSRLLAETHYHVATTLCYMDQYSQAIQHYNSSIKVIESRLAMLQEMIAAAEGADGAAEEKKELDELTQLLPDIKEKVEDAKESQRTAGSTSQAIQQTLGGASTSSAFLCENGGASSSSSAFATASQIPVKSSAKGSSSKAVSDISHLVRKKRKPEEESPVKDTDAKQAKQEASVNGSDDSSASNGNGVKEGKTQEAASQSASVQSSA
- the LOC122781144 gene encoding nuclear autoantigenic sperm protein isoform X2 — protein: MPEETPAASSSGSVDEKPCSSSSSAAAAATDSIEVMEEAKKLIGTGNRHLVMGDVVSAVAVFQDACSMLAAKYGDTADECGEAFFLCGKALLELARMENSVLGNALEGVPEESEEEEQPPNSNIESASNLDEKTRDELRKQVYDAMAEQEKTEASDSKLESAEVKKENGVAKSPVKQVNGSEGGSNESSAQGAAVNGVEKIPGVHVSDEPAATSESPGKKTVTEEKQNGEPKPKDEEAKPEAEQDGEEPEDDDDDDDDDDDEEEEDGEKNGQNKEEDEVGNLQLAWEMLEVAKVIYKRKEGKDEQLMAAQTYLKLGEVSAESGNYPQALEDFQECLALQLKHLPPHSRLLAETHYHVATTLCYMDQYSQAIQHYNSSIKVIESRLAMLQEMIAAAEGADGAAEEKKELDELTQLLPDIKEKVEDAKESQRTAGSTSQAIQQTLGGASTSSAFLCENGGASSSSSAFATASQIPVKSSAKGSSSKAVSDISHLVRKKAASQSASVQSSA
- the LOC122781144 gene encoding nuclear autoantigenic sperm protein isoform X3; amino-acid sequence: MPEETPAASSSGSVDEKPCSSSSSAAAAATDSIEVMEEAKKLIGTGNRHLVMGDVVSAVAVFQDACSMLAAKYGDTADECGEAFFLCGKALLELARMENSVLGNALEGVPEESEEEEQPPNSNIESASNLDDDDDDDDDDDDEEEEDGEKNGQNKEEDEVGNLQLAWEMLEVAKVIYKRKEGKDEQLMAAQTYLKLGEVSAESGNYPQALEDFQECLALQLKHLPPHSRLLAETHYHVATTLCYMDQYSQAIQHYNSSIKVIESRLAMLQEMIAAAEGADGAAEEKKELDELTQLLPDIKEKVEDAKESQRTAGSTSQAIQQTLGGASTSSAFLCENGGASSSSSAFATASQIPVKSSAKGSSSKAVSDISHLVRKKRKPEEESPVKDTDAKQAKQEASVNGSDDSSASNGNGVKEGKTQEAASQSASVQSSA